ACCGGAGGACATCGGGAAAGGGAAGGCGTATGTTATCGGCGATGATAACAGGAATGCAGCCCAGGAGGACCGACTCCACAAGCCGGGGGCTCCATGGCGCCCACCCAAGGGGGCAGAGGCAGAACACTGATCGTGCCATCTCGGACCGGTATCCGTTGTACTGTTTCCGCTTCAGATAGAACTTGTGGTTGCGGCCATACAGCTGCAGTAGTTCAGTCCTCACCTTCCTGATGCAAGTGCAAAGTAAACAGTAAATTTCAATGAGTAATGAAGCCAAACTGATATTTAGACATGCTTAATCGCATATGCTACTATAGTAGAGATTATGTACGCTATAGGCTGTCCAAAGCTGACTGAATAACGTTGCACTATGCGTTTCATTTTGGTTATAAAGTTCATCTACAAGATTTGCTCTAACCAACTAATATGCAGAgcttattttttacatgcatcgGTGCAATCCACGAACTTCTGGGTCCTGAATATTTGACTGATGGACTGTGCAAGATCAAGTGAAATAGTCCATTAACATGCAACCTATTTTGTGCATGCATTGATGCAATTTACGAACTTCTGGGACTTGATCCGTTGGATTGCAAGATTGGCAAAGCAGCCAATATTCTTCTCCATGAAATTTTGTAACTCAATGCTCTTGCCAATTGGATGCTTACCTGCTGTAGAAGTGGCCAGTGATGTTCTTAGGATGGACCTCCATCTTGCCTCGGAAGAAGGCAAAGATGTTCCGGTGAGCCTTTTCTGGCTCCGGCAGCTCCTGAGCCACCTCAGGCGGCACGTGTGGCGGGATCACCACATGATCCACCTCCTGGCACGGGTGCCTGCCCTGCACACCAAATGTCTGCAGCAGGATCGACCTCTTCAAGAACTCTGGGATGCCAGACGCAATGGCCACATCCTCCTGATTGATCAATCCATTGTGCAAAGCAAACAAGAGAGTATTGTCAGTAAGTCCATGGTTACATAGGAAGGACATGAACACCTCAGTATAATCTGAACTAGTGAATTGGTGTCACATCATTGCAGCACCAACTAGGTTCTACTCCTATATCCCAAATTTATCTGTGCTGCATTGTCATTGAAGGAACAAGTTAGACTGTTTTTTATGTAACGGACTTAATCACATACTCGCACCAATTAGTTCGAGACTGGTGTTTATGCAACGAACTGAATCACATACTAGTTCGGTCAATAAAACAAGGAACCAACCAAATTGTCTTACTCTTTGAACAACTACTTGAAGAAACAACTACTAGTAAGAATTAGAGCTTGGACAGAGTAGCTGTAGCTCTCACCATGGGATGGAAGCAGGCGCCGAAGTCGTGCGACGCGACGAAGACGTGGTCGGCGCCGGCGGAGCGGTTCCAGTACGGCATGTCGGCGCGGACGAGGTCGACGGCGTCGGCGAGCATCCCGCGCGCGTGCGCCAGCGACGGGAGCCCCGTGGGCGTGGAGAAGTTGCAGGACACGTAGACGGGCACGAGGAACAGGTCGGCCTCCTCGGCGCGCAGGCCCGACCGCCGCTGCCGCTGCAGCAGCGCCTCGTGCACGGCCACCTCGGCCGCGAAGAGGTGGCGCGCGCACCGCGCGTCGGCGTCCACCCAGGCCCGGTTGAAGCGCCGCGGGAGGTCGTAGGCGTAGATCCGGACGCCGGGGCGGGGCTCGGAGCTGGAGCGGCGGAGGGAGGGGAGCGCCGGGAGGAAGAGGTAGGCGGAGAGGGCGGCCCAGAGCAGCCAGCTCCACCTGTAGCGCTTCCTGAGCTTGTCGAGCATGCTGAAACGGCGCGGCTTGTGAGCTCTCGCTGCCTTCTGCTTCGGGTCTCTCATGGCGGTGGAGAGGGTTGATCGAGCATCGGAGCCAAATGCTTAGGCTGCGAACACTGCTTCTGATGCTTCTGCATTTCCGAGTAGAATCGGTCGGTCGCCGGCGCGCGCGACAGCCATTGCTGGTGGAGAAGCAGGTGCTTGGCGGTGCTTTGACTCTTGGAATCGTTCTCGGCTGAGAGCCTTGCGAACGGTGAGAGGAAAGTGAAAGTGAGACTGTGATGccactgacatgtgggtccaccAGCGGCCGGACCGCATGGCCCACATGTCTGCGTGTCATCAGCACGTGCGGCCTCCACGTCAGACTGGTTGGGCCGACGCTGTCGTGGCTGCAACGAGAGGCCGGCAATCCTGCCGTACCGACACCGGGAAATGGCGCGCACGTCGTCGTCGGCCAAACGAGTCGGGCTCACGTCGAGCACCCTGGAGCTCCACGATAAAGCCGCCGCGAGCTTCAAACACAGCTCGATAACATTTGACCGGCGCATCCATTCCAGCAAGCCGAGCTCTACCTAGCCAACCAGAATCGTCGGCGATGGCGTGGAGGACGGCGTCGATGCTGCTGCTGGTGGCGCTCGCGGTGGCGACGCGCGCCGACGCCGGTGGGAACTACGGCGCGTCCAAGTTCACGATAACTGGCACCGTGCTGTGCCAGGACTGCACCAAGAACTGGAACGCCTACGCCTACAACGCCAAGCCCGTCGCCGGTACGTTTCCCTCAACGCTCCCCTCACTGATACCGATCCTCGCCGGCGGCGAGCTCACGAAATGATCGACGGATACACTGTGAATCACTTGCAGGCAGCACGGTGGCGGTGACGTGCCTGGACAAGCACACGGGGCGGACGGTGTTCTACGGCAAGGACGCGACGGACGAGAAGGGGGTGTTCAACGTGGAGGTGCCGTACCAGGTGAACAGCTGCCAGCTCGACCCGTCCGAGTGCCTCGTCCGCCTCGTCGCGTCCGGGGACGAGGGGTGCGCCGTGCTCACCAACTTCAACGGCGGCAGGAGCGGCGAGAAGCCGTCGCGCCCCTACCGGAGCTGCCCCGGCGAGGTCGCCTACCGGGCCGGGCCCTACTACTCCACCCTGCCGCAGTGcgacgtcgacgacgacgacaagAGCTGCTCCTGATCGATCACTGGATGGAGGAGGCCACCGGCGGTCGATTTCTGGCTGATCTTAGTCTCGGCGCGGCCGGCCATATGTTGCTGGAACGATTGATTCTGGCGTTTCGGTTTACGTTTTTCGGTTTTGGGAAGGTTCCGTCTAGCATATACTACTTGTGTGTGTTTGTTTTGCTTCTAAAAATTGTCCAAGGTGCACGGTCTTTGTAAGATGCTCCGATTTGTCCAAGGTCGTTCTGTTTAATGTCTGTCGTACGTAACTGTTTTTGAAAAAGAAAGGTGTCCGGTTAATTAGCGCAAAATCGAGCAAAAACCATACAATAAAGGCTAAGCTCAGATGAACACTAACACTACAAGACCAAACCCACACAACACATGAAGGAAGAACTCAAGAGAAAAAAAACCTCAACAACCTTAACCTCAAAGAACAGAACCATCCATTAAATAGTTGCGGGCATGTTTCTTGTGATGCCACTTTTCTTACTTTTGCTTTCACCTTCTTAATTTTGCCTGTCGCAACCATTTCTAGAAGCAAGCAATCTCTTTGCTAGATTCAAGTCACAGAGCTCTCTTGCAAAGAGAGCCTCGGAGGTAGTCAACCGTCCACATTCCTCTTTAACCTTGTCACCACGGTCAACGAAGGCACGTGGCTAGCTAGGATCTACTGGTGGTGGTGTGGAAGACACTGCCGGGATCCTAAGCAAGTTCACCTGCATATGCAACATcgagagaggaggagaggggtCAAGACACAGCTCTTGTAGCTCGAGCATGATCCTCATCATCGGAGACGGGTCATCCCATCGATGTCCTCACATTCAACGACAGCCGATACATTGAACGGCGGTGATGGGAAGGACATGGTACGAAGGGACAAAGAACCAAAGATACATCTTCCCTGACCACAAACCACTCTTATGTGGTATTGTCAACAATGGCTTCATTGAGAGCCTTTGACGCCATCTTAGCAACCGCACATCAACCACATACGATTGATGCCTAGTGAACTCACATGAACACATACAAGTCCACACACTACACAGAACTAGTGGCACACGCCAAAAAAACTTGATTGTTGCTACCTCTTCACGCTGGGGAGTGGCACCTCCTTAATTATGGTCGACGACCAACTAAAGTAGCTCCGAGCGCAACAGGGCAAATTGGGTTGGCGAAGCACAGAGTCCAAATTGGCGGTGCCATTGGAATCCTTGCAGCACCCAGAAGGTGGGCTTGGCGGCACCGACACATGCATCGTCGAGTGTCCCACGACCTCAGACCAACTTCGGGTTAGCGAAGGAAGAAAAGGTTGGACAAACTGGGAGTAGCTGCGTAGGCAAGGATCATGAGAGACCGGATGTATCGTATAGTAATACTCAACGAATTAACCATGTATCCTATAGTTAGAGGGGTATACATCTGCTCTATTTGTGAGAACTACTATGGTCAATTTTATGACGGAAACCTAACATGTGTTCACTTGCTCCCTAAGTTTACACAGTGAAAAGTCACGCTTTCCAatatggggggggggggagatgatgcaagaAGAAAGAAGGCGAAGGGGGAAAGGAGAAAGAGGCTCATCACCAATAACTAAATAGGGTGATCTTCGGTCTTAAAGAGGTGGTGCGATTTGGGGTGCATGTGTATTGCCTTGTGAAGAGTGTGCACGAACGGTGGCAAGAGGGCAAGAGGGAATCAACATCATCGGAGCTACCTCGATGGGAAAATGTTCGTTGGCTTGGTGTGTTAGTTACTTCACATAATTGAAACCTCAATTACACCAATTATCAAGTCGGTACCACATGGATTGGTTCTCTAATGTGACCCGGCCTATTTAATGGTGATGGACCATACATGTTAGAGTTTAAATTTTTAGATATGAGATACATTGACCACCATGAGGGAAAGTTTCTCTTACTCCCAAGCACATCTTAAAATGTCATACAAAAGTTGATCTTAATTGAGCACATCAAGCTAGAGCATCGTCTAGCGCGCTTATAGGTTGTCAGTTTTACTATTGAAGATTTGGCGCCCCCTAGTTGGCTAGGCATAGTTCGAGAGAATTTGATATGTACAAGCCGCCTCAACGAAGTTTGTCGATGTTTGGGATCACCTCAAGATCGACCACGAGTGATTGAACAAGTTAAGGGAAATATAAGCTCGGGGAGAAGAAAGCGAAGATACATGATTTCAAGGCACACGTAATAGCCTCTTCAATGAAGACATAGAGTTCCTGCTAACAACTTGAACATCTGGATACATTTGGTGTCCTTGCATATAGCTTTTATTTCTTGCAATATTGTGACTGCACTAGTAGCTATTCTTCTTTAACTCCCATTGCTTCAGATTTTTTGCTCCGCATCACTCCTCTAGTCGATAAACCCCCATCTTTtaggaagccaacatatggtaacAAGTAAATGCAAATACCCTTATTGAGAATACCAAGTACTTTAGTTCTCACGGTCTTAGCTACTGCTAAGCGAGCTTCTTCCACCACACGACGCCTCGGTGGATTAAGGATCCCACATCTCGATCAATCTCATGATATTCTTGTTGTCTTGGCTAACACGACGAACATTGGGGATCATGTGGTGTTTTGTCGCTGCAAATTGCCAGCCATAGGTCTGAAGGTATGTATTCCTATACTTCATTCAATTGTGGCGTGACAGCGGCAATGGTAGTACCAAGTTTGATTCAGATAGTGGTTCTCAAGTTACTATACTTTAGAGCTCACCAAGTTTATCTCAAATAGTACGATAAGAAATCCACAGTTTGGTGGCCTAGTAAGGGGCGGTGGCGAAGCTAGGGGGACTAGCAGGGCCATGCCCCCCCATGGTCCAAGAGGAGAAAAATTAGAGGTAAGTGTTTTTTTACATATTTTTAGTGAAAGTTAGTCTTCTTGGTCCCCCTAAATGAAGATTAACATGTTTGCCCTCCTCTAACCTTTAATCCTGCCTCCGTCGCGCTGGTAAGGGGTATCTCTTTAGCCACAATATGTTTATCGATTTTCTATCACCTATCTATTAGGTTGGGTGACTGAAGTGACTCTTCGAAACCTATATGGATAATACAACTTGAGTTTTTTCACTACAAATTGAGTACTTGAGTTGGTTTGGCATTTGTTCTTTTTCCCGTATCATATAGGAAAAAGAAAGTGCATAAGATGGCAAATTTGAGGATTTTCGATGTAACTTCTAGGTTTATTAGAGATATTTACAGTATTATTGTTCATGTGTCCAATCTCTATGATTTGACTTATTTTGGTTACTTAATCAAATAATTTTTgactattt
This Lolium perenne isolate Kyuss_39 chromosome 1, Kyuss_2.0, whole genome shotgun sequence DNA region includes the following protein-coding sequences:
- the LOC127308219 gene encoding probable glucuronosyltransferase Os03g0107900, with protein sequence MRDPKQKAARAHKPRRFSMLDKLRKRYRWSWLLWAALSAYLFLPALPSLRRSSSEPRPGVRIYAYDLPRRFNRAWVDADARCARHLFAAEVAVHEALLQRQRRSGLRAEEADLFLVPVYVSCNFSTPTGLPSLAHARGMLADAVDLVRADMPYWNRSAGADHVFVASHDFGACFHPMEDVAIASGIPEFLKRSILLQTFGVQGRHPCQEVDHVVIPPHVPPEVAQELPEPEKAHRNIFAFFRGKMEVHPKNITGHFYSRKVRTELLQLYGRNHKFYLKRKQYNGYRSEMARSVFCLCPLGWAPWSPRLVESVLLGCIPVIIADNIRLPFPDVLRWPDISLQVAERDVSSLEAVLDHVAATNLTTMQRNLWDPVKRRALVFNRPMDKGDATWQVLKELEAKLDRSRQQGSKR
- the LOC127308225 gene encoding pistil-specific extensin-like protein, which encodes MAWRTASMLLLVALAVATRADAGGNYGASKFTITGTVLCQDCTKNWNAYAYNAKPVAGSTVAVTCLDKHTGRTVFYGKDATDEKGVFNVEVPYQVNSCQLDPSECLVRLVASGDEGCAVLTNFNGGRSGEKPSRPYRSCPGEVAYRAGPYYSTLPQCDVDDDDKSCS